Proteins from a single region of Antechinus flavipes isolate AdamAnt ecotype Samford, QLD, Australia chromosome 2, AdamAnt_v2, whole genome shotgun sequence:
- the LTB4R gene encoding leukotriene B4 receptor 1, with amino-acid sequence MATNITAPDANSSNIMFITSLSIILLSVALALGLPGNSFVVWSILVQMRRRSVTALLVLNLALADLAVLLTAPFFLHFLAKGTWSFGLAGCRLCHYTCGVSMYASVLLITAMSLDRSLAVARPFISQKFRTKAVVWKVLGGIWVVSFFLAVPVIVYRQVVHKEPDREICAPIYSTLGHVAFHLLFESITGFVLPFIAIVGSYSDIGRRLRATRFHRRRRTGRLVVLIILTFTAFWLPYHVVNFGEASRALGGYKIGEGSVGQRLMLARYVLIALAFLSSSLNPLLYACAGGGLLRSAGVGFVVKLLEGTGSELSTTRRGTQVQSPCNNPNSPLEPSPAETATLSTNPSD; translated from the coding sequence ATGGCCACCAACATCACAGCCCCTGATGCAAATTCATCCAATATAATGTTCATCACGTCCCTGTCCATCATACTGCTCTCAGTGGCCCTGGCATTGGGACTTCCAGGAAACAGCTTTGTGGTGTGGAGTATCCTGGTCCAAATGCGACGTCGCTCTGTCACTGCCCTTTTGGTCCTGAACCTGGCACTGGCTGATCTGGCGGTGCTGCTTACTGCGCCCTTCTTCCTCCACTTCCTGGCCAAGGGAACCTGGTCCTTTGGTCTGGCCGGGTGCCGCCTCTGCCACTACACCTGTGGAGTCAGCATGTACGCCAGTGTCCTTCTCATCACAGCCATGAGCCTCGACCGCTCCCTGGCTGTGGCTCGCCCTTTCATTTCTCAGAAATTCCGAACCAAGGCAGTTGTCTGGAAAGTCTTGGGGGGCATCTGggtggtttctttctttctggcggTACCTGTTATTGTGTACCGACAAGTGGTACATAAAGAGCCAGATAGAGAGATCTGTGCTCCCATTTACTCCACTCTCGGCCATGTGGCCTTTCACTTGCTGTTTGAGTCCATCACAGGCTTTGTGCTGCCCTTTATAGCCATTGTTGGCAGCTACTCAGACATCGGTCGGCGGCTTCGAGCCACCAGATTCCACCGGAGACGCCGCACCGGACGCCTGGTGGTGTTGATCATTTTGACTTTTACTGCTTTCTGGCTGCCTTACCATGTTGTGAACTTTGGAGAGGCTTCCAGGGCCCTGGGTGGGTATAAAATAGGGGAGGGCTCTGTAGGACAGCGGCTGATGTTGGCCCGCTATGTCCTTATTGCCTTAGCCTTCCTGAGTAGCAGTCTGAACCCTCTCCTGTATGCTTGTGCTGGTGGTGGGCTACTCCGCTCAGCTGGGGTAGGCTTTGTAGTCAAGTTGCTTGAAGGCACTGGCTCAGAGTTATCCACCACCCGGAGGGGCACCCAGGTTCAATCACCCTGTAACAACCCCAACAGTCCTCTGGAACCTAGCCCAGCAGAGACCGCCACTCTCTCCACCAATCCCAGTGACTGA